Proteins from one Flavobacterium sp. N2038 genomic window:
- a CDS encoding WecB/TagA/CpsF family glycosyltransferase: MKILIIHTRYQIFGGEDSVVEQELKLLKKHHNVEVLYFQNHQGWRGAVQFVGSIWNIFSAKIVREKIMKFKPDLVHIHNWHFALGPLVFREISHLKVPIVHTIHNYRLLCPSGILLNKGQLFNHSLNQKFPYTAVFKKVYRSSFLQTFWLAFIVWFHKKIGTWSKTEKYLCLTSFAVELFQRSKFDVTIEKFIVKPNFVIADQNVSEVKRGHHFLFVGRLSEEKGVKILLDAFKNTSFELKIAGDGPLRQLVLDAVKYNNIEYLGSLENEEVRVELKKALALILPSICYEGMPMTIIEAFSCNTPVITSNLGAMSSMVDNNLNGFHFEYGRPDKLREAIEIFKKLPSEDKKRMESNAYQNYKEKYSENSQLSYFNDIYVSIINKKKKRKEMINEMLVEPCLDYMIFNDDLSSCFTNKKILISTINQYSYCIAELDLAFKKALQESDILLPDGVGIVAAVKLLNNKKISKIAGADLHKYLLNDLNKKKGKCFYLGSSQDTLNRITKQVFTEFPSIKVETFSPPFKDEFSDDDNQQMISLINNFKPDVLFVGMTAPKQEKWANRFKETVDAKVICSIGAVFDFYAGTVARPNEIWINLGLEWFIRLIKEPKRMWRRYLYYGPLFVWMILMKKIKSAFN; the protein is encoded by the coding sequence TTGAAAATTCTCATAATTCATACGCGCTACCAAATATTTGGAGGCGAAGATAGTGTTGTAGAACAAGAATTGAAACTATTAAAAAAACACCATAATGTTGAGGTTTTATATTTTCAAAATCATCAGGGATGGAGAGGAGCAGTACAATTTGTAGGTTCAATATGGAACATTTTTTCTGCTAAAATAGTTAGAGAAAAAATTATGAAATTTAAACCAGATTTAGTTCATATACATAATTGGCACTTTGCTTTAGGTCCGTTAGTGTTTAGAGAAATAAGCCATCTAAAAGTTCCAATTGTTCATACAATTCATAATTATCGTTTATTATGTCCTTCAGGCATTTTACTTAACAAAGGACAATTGTTTAATCATAGTTTAAATCAAAAATTTCCGTATACCGCAGTCTTTAAAAAGGTCTACCGTTCATCTTTTTTACAAACTTTTTGGCTTGCCTTTATTGTTTGGTTTCATAAAAAAATAGGTACGTGGTCAAAGACTGAAAAGTATTTGTGCCTGACTTCTTTTGCGGTTGAACTTTTTCAGAGATCTAAGTTTGACGTTACTATTGAAAAATTTATAGTTAAGCCAAATTTTGTAATAGCCGATCAAAACGTGTCGGAAGTTAAAAGAGGGCATCATTTTTTATTTGTTGGAAGATTGTCTGAGGAGAAAGGAGTAAAAATATTACTTGATGCTTTTAAAAATACATCTTTTGAATTGAAGATAGCAGGAGATGGTCCATTAAGACAGCTTGTATTAGATGCAGTTAAATATAATAATATTGAGTATTTAGGAAGTTTAGAAAATGAAGAAGTAAGAGTAGAACTAAAAAAAGCTCTCGCTCTTATTCTTCCATCAATATGTTATGAAGGAATGCCAATGACAATTATAGAGGCTTTTTCTTGTAATACACCTGTTATTACGTCAAATTTAGGAGCAATGAGTTCTATGGTTGATAATAATCTAAACGGTTTTCATTTTGAATATGGAAGGCCTGATAAATTAAGAGAAGCTATAGAAATATTTAAAAAATTACCATCGGAGGATAAAAAGAGAATGGAGAGTAATGCTTATCAAAATTATAAAGAGAAATATTCAGAAAACTCACAACTATCGTATTTCAACGATATCTATGTATCGATAATTAATAAAAAAAAGAAGAGAAAAGAAATGATTAATGAAATGTTAGTTGAGCCTTGTCTTGATTATATGATATTTAATGACGATTTGTCTAGTTGTTTTACAAATAAAAAAATATTAATAAGTACTATTAATCAATATTCCTATTGTATTGCAGAACTTGACTTAGCATTTAAAAAAGCGCTACAGGAATCTGATATTCTTTTACCAGATGGAGTTGGAATTGTAGCGGCGGTAAAATTATTGAACAACAAAAAGATTTCTAAAATTGCAGGAGCAGATCTTCATAAGTATCTATTGAATGACCTAAATAAGAAAAAAGGGAAATGCTTTTATTTGGGATCTTCTCAAGATACTCTTAATAGAATTACCAAGCAAGTATTTACCGAATTCCCTAGTATCAAAGTAGAGACTTTTTCGCCTCCGTTTAAAGATGAATTTTCAGACGATGATAATCAACAAATGATAAGTTTAATAAACAATTTTAAGCCTGATGTATTGTTTGTTGGGATGACAGCTCCAAAACAAGAAAAATGGGCTAATAGATTTAAGGAAACTGTAGATGCCAAAGTTATTTGTTCAATTGGAGCGGTATTCGATTTTTACGCAGGAACAGTTGCAAGACCCAATGAAATTTGGATAAATTTAGGATTAGAATGGTTTATTAGGTTAATTAAAGAACCAAAAAGGATGTGGAGAAGATATTTGTATTACGGACCACTATTTGTTTGGATGATTTTGATGAAAAAGATTAAAAGTGCTTTTAATTAG
- a CDS encoding glycosyltransferase, with protein sequence MNTFSPIVLFTYRRLGTLQKTVQSLQKNYLAEQSDLYIFSDQAKTYSEIEDVNAVRKYVHSINGFKTVTIYEASINKGLANSIIDGVSQILKNHETVIVLEDDLVSSPNFLNFMNEALDFYKKEPKVFSIAGFSMPIKGKTGFDNYFTQRSGSTGWATWQDRWSKIDWDVSDYNEFKKNRKSIRNFNKMGSDMSNMLDRQMQGKINSWAIRWCYHQFKYGLFSVYSFVSKIENVGFTKDASNTKETYNRFQTILDDGKKTNFLFSPDIHLDPKIIKQFTKPFSILSRIKYKVINLFQ encoded by the coding sequence ATGAATACTTTTTCACCAATAGTCCTTTTTACTTATAGACGTTTAGGGACTTTACAAAAAACAGTACAGTCTCTTCAAAAAAATTATCTGGCAGAGCAATCTGATCTTTACATTTTTTCGGATCAAGCTAAAACATATTCAGAAATTGAGGATGTAAATGCTGTTCGGAAATATGTACATTCTATAAATGGCTTTAAAACTGTTACAATATATGAAGCATCAATAAATAAAGGATTAGCAAATTCAATTATAGATGGTGTAAGTCAAATTTTAAAAAATCATGAGACAGTTATTGTATTGGAAGATGATCTCGTGAGTAGCCCAAATTTTTTGAATTTTATGAATGAAGCTCTTGATTTTTATAAGAAAGAACCCAAAGTATTTTCAATCGCAGGGTTTAGCATGCCAATTAAGGGTAAAACAGGATTTGATAATTATTTTACTCAAAGGTCAGGTTCAACAGGCTGGGCAACATGGCAAGATCGCTGGTCAAAAATAGATTGGGATGTTAGCGACTACAACGAATTTAAGAAAAATAGAAAATCAATACGTAATTTTAATAAGATGGGGTCAGACATGTCAAACATGCTGGATCGTCAGATGCAAGGAAAAATAAATTCATGGGCCATTCGTTGGTGTTATCATCAATTTAAATACGGATTGTTTTCTGTGTACTCATTTGTTTCAAAAATTGAGAATGTCGGTTTTACAAAAGATGCAAGCAATACAAAAGAAACATACAATAGATTTCAAACAATTCTAGATGATGGTAAAAAAACAAATTTCCTTTTTTCACCTGATATTCATTTAGATCCCAAAATAATAAAGCAATTCACTAAACCATTTTCTATTCTTTCAAGAATCAAGTATAAAGTAATTAATTTGTTTCAGTAA
- a CDS encoding tyrosine-protein phosphatase codes for MLSFLKSKPYLKDLLGGNYVDIHSHLIPGIDDGARKISDTLKLVKSLEEIGVSQITTTPHISHYIWNNSPGIIIEKQTETKLLLEDHNYKIPFRAAAEYFMDDWFENHFKDEKLLTLKDNYVLVEMSYMNAPVQLYKILFELQVAGYIPVLAHPERYLFYHKNFSEYQKLKKAGCLFQLNLLAIVGYYGTEITKIAEQLLKNGMYNFVGTDVHHSNHINSFHQKVKIDNPTTTILKEVIANNQFFKF; via the coding sequence ATGTTATCATTTTTAAAATCAAAACCATACTTAAAAGATCTTCTGGGAGGAAATTATGTCGATATTCATTCACATCTCATTCCCGGAATAGATGATGGGGCGCGAAAAATTTCTGACACTTTGAAGCTTGTAAAATCTTTAGAAGAAATTGGAGTTTCACAAATAACTACTACCCCACATATTAGCCACTATATCTGGAATAATTCTCCTGGAATTATTATTGAAAAACAAACAGAAACAAAACTTTTGTTAGAAGACCATAATTACAAAATTCCTTTTAGAGCGGCGGCTGAATATTTTATGGATGACTGGTTTGAAAATCACTTTAAAGATGAAAAATTATTAACTCTAAAAGATAATTATGTACTAGTTGAAATGTCTTATATGAACGCTCCGGTTCAACTATATAAAATTCTTTTTGAGTTGCAGGTTGCAGGATACATTCCGGTTCTGGCACATCCTGAACGATATTTGTTTTATCATAAAAACTTTAGTGAATATCAAAAATTAAAAAAAGCCGGCTGTTTGTTCCAACTAAACTTACTTGCAATTGTTGGTTATTATGGCACTGAAATAACCAAAATTGCAGAACAACTTCTCAAAAATGGAATGTATAATTTTGTTGGAACAGATGTACACCACAGTAACCATATTAATTCATTTCATCAAAAAGTAAAAATAGACAATCCAACTACTACAATCTTAAAAGAAGTTATAGCAAATAATCAATTCTTTAAATTTTAA
- a CDS encoding GumC family protein has protein sequence MKKQDFYNDAIDDEIEEINIREQLDKYIVHWRWFLIAIIIGIGLAFLYLRYTTPSYEASTSILVKDEKKGGMLSELSAFADLGLGGGMKSNVDNEIEILKSRTLAESTINKLDLNISLFVKGNVIDRDVYEVSPIKVIFINKSVLFNESKITLNCKLLTPLTFSLESEEDEKGKFVLSSQKDFKYGERIKTEIGTLVIEKTAFYEKNHTDRFESIRIVISPLDDVTEAFRKKMKVEPINKTSSVVNISISDPVSKKAEAFLDNMIEIYNENAADDKNSISETTSKFIANRLSLITQELDGVEQNVESFKKTNQLTDIDSDAKLFTEGSTEYDKKGVETEIQLNVVNSLLDFIKKSTNSDLLPTNMIVDKGDASGLISSYNQLVLDRNRILKSATEENPAVLKLDQQIGALKSNVAASLSRMQANLQIQNRDIKSQERILSNKIGKIPVQERQFRVIARQQKVKEELYLYLLQKREETAISLSATEPNARVIDTAKAEKNQIAPKGKIIYLAGVLLGLLVPFGFIYVDDLFDTKIKSKLDLEGKTQIPFIGDVPTSDNIKELVKSESRTSSAEAIRIVRTNLEFMLNKVPDGIAKTIFVTSTFPSEGKTFVSTNLAATFALSGKRVLLIGADIRNPKFDEYIDVPGLGLTNYLSSTDKNIQDYIFKHEEYKNFYILPSGVIPPNPAELLMSNKVEELFAELKKEYDYIIVDTSPISLVTDTLIIAKNADTFVYVMRANVLEKRMLSIANKYYKEKRLPNMCIVLNDTDCTKGHGYGYGVKEPEKSWYKKIISK, from the coding sequence ATGAAAAAGCAAGATTTTTATAATGATGCTATTGATGATGAAATCGAAGAGATTAATATTAGAGAGCAATTAGATAAATATATAGTTCATTGGCGTTGGTTTTTGATAGCTATAATAATAGGCATAGGTTTAGCATTTTTGTATTTGCGTTATACCACACCTAGTTATGAAGCTTCAACATCTATTTTAGTTAAGGATGAGAAAAAAGGCGGGATGCTTTCTGAATTATCTGCTTTTGCTGATTTAGGTTTAGGAGGAGGAATGAAAAGCAATGTTGATAATGAAATTGAAATATTAAAATCCAGAACGTTAGCAGAAAGCACTATTAATAAACTAGATCTAAATATTTCTTTATTTGTTAAAGGAAATGTTATAGATCGGGATGTTTACGAAGTGAGTCCAATAAAAGTGATCTTTATAAACAAATCAGTTTTATTTAACGAATCTAAAATTACTTTAAATTGTAAACTTTTGACTCCACTTACATTTTCATTAGAGAGTGAAGAAGACGAGAAGGGAAAATTTGTTTTATCATCGCAGAAAGATTTTAAATACGGAGAGCGAATTAAAACAGAGATTGGAACCTTGGTTATTGAAAAAACAGCATTTTACGAAAAAAATCATACAGATCGATTTGAATCCATTCGTATTGTAATATCTCCATTAGATGATGTTACCGAAGCTTTTCGAAAAAAAATGAAAGTAGAACCTATAAATAAAACGAGTAGTGTTGTAAATATTTCTATATCTGATCCTGTTTCTAAAAAAGCAGAAGCTTTTTTGGACAATATGATTGAGATATACAATGAAAATGCTGCGGATGATAAAAATTCTATTTCTGAAACTACTTCAAAATTTATTGCAAATCGATTGTCATTAATTACTCAGGAACTTGATGGTGTGGAGCAAAATGTTGAAAGTTTTAAAAAAACAAATCAGCTAACAGATATTGATTCTGATGCTAAGCTTTTTACAGAGGGTTCAACAGAATATGACAAAAAAGGAGTAGAAACAGAAATTCAGTTGAATGTAGTCAATTCACTGTTGGATTTTATTAAAAAAAGCACTAATTCTGATTTATTGCCTACAAATATGATAGTAGATAAGGGAGATGCAAGTGGACTAATTTCTTCTTATAATCAATTGGTTTTGGATCGTAATAGAATTTTAAAATCAGCAACAGAAGAAAATCCGGCTGTTTTAAAATTAGATCAGCAGATAGGGGCATTAAAATCAAATGTTGCAGCTAGTTTGAGTCGTATGCAGGCAAATTTGCAGATTCAAAATCGGGATATTAAAAGTCAGGAACGTATTTTAAGCAACAAAATTGGAAAAATTCCTGTTCAGGAGCGCCAGTTTAGAGTAATTGCAAGACAGCAAAAGGTTAAAGAAGAATTGTATCTTTATTTATTGCAAAAAAGAGAAGAAACTGCTATTTCATTATCGGCAACAGAACCAAATGCCCGTGTTATTGATACTGCTAAAGCAGAAAAAAATCAGATTGCTCCAAAGGGAAAAATCATTTATTTGGCTGGAGTATTATTAGGTTTATTGGTTCCTTTTGGATTTATATATGTAGATGATTTATTCGATACAAAGATTAAGAGTAAATTAGATCTGGAAGGTAAAACGCAAATTCCTTTTATAGGAGATGTACCAACTTCTGATAATATTAAGGAATTAGTTAAGTCCGAAAGCCGAACCAGTTCTGCCGAAGCAATTCGTATTGTTAGAACCAATCTGGAGTTTATGCTAAACAAAGTTCCTGATGGTATTGCTAAAACCATTTTTGTAACCTCTACTTTTCCATCAGAAGGAAAGACTTTTGTATCAACAAATCTCGCAGCAACTTTCGCTTTGTCAGGAAAAAGAGTTTTGTTAATAGGAGCCGATATCAGAAACCCAAAGTTTGATGAGTATATCGATGTGCCTGGTTTAGGTTTAACTAATTATTTGTCATCGACAGATAAAAATATACAAGATTATATATTCAAGCATGAAGAGTACAAGAATTTTTATATTTTGCCATCAGGAGTAATTCCGCCAAATCCAGCAGAGTTATTGATGAGTAATAAAGTAGAAGAACTTTTTGCAGAACTTAAAAAAGAATATGATTATATTATAGTAGATACATCACCAATTAGTCTGGTTACAGATACTCTAATAATCGCTAAAAATGCAGACACCTTTGTATATGTAATGCGTGCGAATGTATTGGAAAAACGCATGTTATCTATAGCAAATAAGTATTATAAAGAAAAGAGACTGCCTAATATGTGTATCGTTCTCAATGACACTGATTGTACAAAAGGACATGGCTATGGCTATGGTGTGAAAGAGCCTGAGAAGTCTTGGTATAAAAAGATTATCTCAAAATAA
- a CDS encoding lipopolysaccharide biosynthesis protein, with product MIKKIKQKIYSFFSKGHSRTVLAKKNIAISFFIKGGSVIIGLLLVPMTINYVSPIQYGIWLTISSLIGWMNFFDIGMGNGLRNKLTEALALNEYRLAKIYISTTYASLLIISFCLFVFFCFLNPYINWQTFLNIPESVKDDISSVVLIIFSSFCLQFVFQLINTVLTAVHKPAIAGLILLIGQLCVLITIYIMTKTIQGNLTVLVMALTMNPVIVLLLASVFFYKTKLRNIAPAFSHIDFSYSKKIFKVGGHFFIIQIGAIVLLQTDNIILSKFVGPESVTKFNVALKLFSTVIMLFSIIMIPYWSAFTDANAKKDYEWIKASMRKIRRIWFLISIVLIPLILMSSNFIYKVWIGNLIEIPFSLSFWLGLYVIAYICLNLNSYFLNGVGKIRLQLYLYIIVCIVNIPLCCFLVKKIGVNGIVISNLLMFIGMNIILWIQTNKILAHTDKNVWSK from the coding sequence GTGATAAAGAAAATAAAACAAAAAATTTATTCTTTTTTTTCAAAGGGTCATAGTAGGACGGTTTTGGCAAAAAAGAATATCGCGATTTCTTTTTTTATTAAAGGAGGCAGTGTAATTATTGGATTATTATTGGTTCCCATGACTATAAATTACGTTAGTCCTATTCAATATGGCATTTGGTTAACAATTAGTTCTTTAATTGGTTGGATGAATTTTTTTGATATAGGAATGGGTAATGGTCTGCGAAATAAATTAACGGAGGCTTTAGCTTTAAATGAATATAGGCTTGCTAAAATATATATAAGCACAACCTATGCTTCTCTTCTAATAATTTCTTTTTGCTTATTTGTATTTTTTTGTTTTTTAAACCCTTATATTAATTGGCAAACTTTTCTAAATATACCTGAATCTGTAAAAGATGATATTTCATCAGTAGTTTTAATAATTTTTAGCTCTTTTTGCTTGCAATTTGTATTTCAATTGATCAACACAGTACTTACAGCAGTTCATAAACCTGCTATTGCTGGATTAATATTGTTGATTGGACAATTATGTGTTTTAATTACTATATATATAATGACAAAAACGATTCAAGGGAATCTTACGGTTTTAGTAATGGCCTTAACAATGAATCCTGTAATTGTACTATTATTGGCTAGTGTTTTTTTCTATAAAACTAAACTTAGAAATATTGCTCCGGCATTTTCCCATATTGATTTCAGCTATTCAAAAAAAATATTTAAAGTTGGAGGACATTTTTTTATTATTCAGATAGGGGCAATAGTATTACTCCAGACAGATAATATTATTTTATCAAAATTTGTGGGACCAGAATCTGTAACAAAATTTAATGTAGCCCTTAAATTGTTTTCGACCGTAATTATGCTTTTTTCAATTATCATGATTCCATATTGGAGTGCTTTTACCGACGCTAATGCAAAAAAAGATTACGAATGGATAAAAGCTAGTATGAGAAAAATAAGGCGAATATGGTTTTTGATTTCAATTGTTCTTATCCCTCTTATCTTGATGTCCTCAAATTTTATTTATAAGGTTTGGATAGGTAATTTAATCGAAATACCTTTTAGTTTGTCATTTTGGTTAGGATTGTATGTAATTGCATATATCTGTCTTAATCTAAATAGTTATTTTTTAAATGGTGTGGGAAAGATAAGATTACAATTATATCTCTACATAATTGTCTGCATCGTGAATATTCCTTTGTGTTGTTTCTTGGTAAAAAAAATAGGCGTGAATGGAATAGTAATTTCTAATTTATTAATGTTTATTGGAATGAATATAATTCTTTGGATTCAAACTAATAAAATTTTGGCGCATACAGATAAAAATGTATGGAGCAAATAA
- a CDS encoding polysaccharide biosynthesis/export family protein: protein MYHFIFFIKTSCFLAFMFLFFSCASKQNVVYYQNIDTLKNSQNTNSYEVKIQPDDLLMIIVSAEDQEAASPFNLKTYSLSSNNRLDIARGQETVQSYLVDQNGEIDFPVLGKIKIGGLTRTNVLQLLQTKIGVYVKNPIINLRITNFKISLQGEVNLPGTYPITSERVTLVEALSMAKDLTIYGKRNNILIIREVNGEKSFNRVDITKSDFINSPFYYLAQNDVVYVEPNKTRVNSSAVGPNTSVIISAVSILVSLSVLIFK, encoded by the coding sequence ATGTACCACTTTATTTTTTTTATAAAAACATCATGTTTTTTAGCTTTCATGTTTTTGTTTTTTTCTTGTGCTTCAAAACAAAACGTAGTTTATTATCAGAATATTGATACTTTAAAAAATAGTCAAAATACAAATTCTTACGAAGTTAAAATTCAGCCTGATGATTTGTTAATGATCATTGTTTCTGCAGAAGATCAAGAAGCTGCATCTCCTTTTAATCTTAAGACTTATAGTCTCTCAAGCAATAATAGATTAGACATCGCTCGTGGTCAGGAAACAGTTCAGTCTTATCTTGTAGATCAAAATGGGGAAATCGATTTTCCTGTATTGGGAAAAATAAAAATTGGAGGATTAACCCGTACTAATGTCTTGCAATTATTGCAAACTAAAATTGGGGTCTATGTTAAAAATCCGATTATTAATCTTCGTATAACAAATTTTAAAATTTCATTACAAGGCGAGGTTAATTTACCTGGAACCTACCCGATTACATCAGAAAGAGTTACGTTGGTTGAGGCTTTAAGTATGGCAAAAGACTTAACGATTTATGGTAAACGAAATAATATTTTGATTATTAGAGAAGTCAATGGGGAGAAATCATTTAACAGGGTAGATATCACCAAATCAGATTTTATTAATTCACCATTTTATTATTTGGCTCAAAATGATGTGGTTTATGTTGAACCTAATAAAACAAGAGTAAATTCTTCGGCTGTAGGCCCAAATACTTCGGTAATTATATCGGCGGTTTCTATTTTAGTATCGCTTTCTGTTCTAATCTTTAAATAA
- a CDS encoding glycosyltransferase family 2 protein: protein MISKNITIAICTYNRPLLLKKCIESVLIQNTDCEYEVIVIDNDARKTAQEVVEKYKPKVQYYFQPLKGLSYARNMAVSNANGEFLLFIDDDEYADRDWLNNMINCQKKYSADVVLGKVIYEIPDHFPSYIKNSLFFFRKNRITGENAGVNEGYTGNTLVHKKLFNLRTPAFLEEFNNTGGEDSDFFNFLLSKKAKIIFSSEAVIYETQDVKRLKISWFYKRGYRSGYNYSSHLLRTNHFFIGYIKLLFSAFGGLVLSFLLLFRTVFSPDKYFIKMLAKLGNQLGKIGYMCHFQIKDY, encoded by the coding sequence ATGATAAGTAAAAACATTACGATTGCTATATGCACTTATAATAGACCTTTATTATTAAAAAAATGTATTGAATCTGTTCTGATACAAAATACCGATTGTGAGTATGAAGTTATTGTTATTGATAATGATGCAAGAAAGACTGCTCAGGAAGTTGTCGAAAAATATAAACCAAAAGTGCAATATTATTTTCAACCGTTAAAAGGACTGTCTTATGCAAGAAATATGGCGGTATCAAATGCAAATGGTGAATTTCTTCTTTTTATCGATGATGATGAATATGCAGATCGGGATTGGTTAAACAATATGATCAATTGTCAGAAAAAATATTCAGCTGATGTTGTTTTAGGTAAAGTGATTTATGAAATTCCAGATCATTTTCCTTCATATATTAAAAACAGTTTGTTTTTTTTTAGAAAAAACAGAATTACTGGGGAAAATGCAGGTGTAAATGAAGGATATACGGGTAATACTTTAGTCCATAAAAAATTATTTAATTTAAGAACTCCAGCTTTTCTTGAGGAATTTAATAACACAGGAGGAGAAGATTCTGATTTTTTTAATTTTTTATTATCAAAGAAAGCAAAAATTATATTTTCAAGTGAAGCAGTTATTTACGAAACACAAGATGTTAAGAGATTAAAAATATCTTGGTTTTATAAAAGAGGCTATCGTTCAGGCTATAATTATTCAAGTCATCTTTTAAGAACTAATCATTTTTTTATTGGTTATATAAAACTGTTGTTTAGTGCTTTTGGAGGATTAGTTTTAAGCTTTCTGTTACTTTTTAGAACGGTTTTTAGTCCAGATAAATATTTTATTAAAATGTTGGCAAAATTAGGTAACCAATTAGGAAAAATTGGATACATGTGTCATTTTCAAATTAAAGACTATTAA
- a CDS encoding undecaprenyl-phosphate glucose phosphotransferase, whose translation MKILQKLSDYSFSRYFQILFILLDMILLNAAIVISVLFKFESFNRLFLKETQTISLLANLIWLGLLLYKDSYRIIRVETIESILKRTMEKFVVHAAIVALFVVFLKYSDISRLQLLYFYVFFFLLLMISRSFSMIALKYIRRKGYNFRNIIIVGANDKGKSMRKTLAKNLTYGYRFLGFFDEKQNVSDSVSGNILGGFDDIQSFISKQHVDEMYVALHIDDVDIINKLIRICEHHMVRIKFIPDFQLYTKSSKVEISFYDNTPVLMSRREPLENTANRLLKKFFDVCFSTMVIFLVFPWLFPIIIAIIKIESRGPVFFKQERSGRDNKAFACYKFRSMYVNNSSDRIQAQKGDSRITRFGAFMRKNSIDELPQFFNVFLGNMSVVGPRPHMLYHTKEYTELINNYLVRHYAKPGITGWAQVNGYRGETKKLMDMENRVEFDIWYIENWSLLLDIKIILKTVFNIFQGEKNAY comes from the coding sequence ATGAAAATTTTACAAAAACTGTCGGATTATAGTTTTTCGCGATACTTCCAGATTTTATTTATTCTTCTGGATATGATTTTGTTAAATGCCGCAATTGTTATTTCGGTATTATTTAAGTTTGAAAGTTTTAATAGACTTTTTTTAAAGGAAACCCAAACAATATCTTTATTGGCTAATTTAATCTGGCTTGGGCTTCTATTGTATAAGGATTCTTACAGGATTATAAGAGTAGAAACTATCGAATCGATTCTAAAAAGAACGATGGAGAAGTTTGTTGTTCACGCAGCTATTGTAGCGCTTTTTGTTGTTTTTCTAAAGTATTCAGATATTTCCAGACTTCAGTTGCTTTATTTTTATGTGTTCTTCTTTTTATTGCTGATGATTTCACGTTCTTTTTCAATGATTGCTTTAAAATATATCAGAAGAAAGGGATACAATTTTAGAAACATTATTATTGTCGGAGCCAATGATAAAGGGAAAAGTATGCGCAAAACGCTTGCTAAAAACTTAACATACGGTTATCGTTTTTTAGGTTTCTTTGATGAAAAACAAAATGTTTCTGATTCTGTTTCCGGAAATATATTAGGAGGATTTGATGACATTCAAAGTTTTATTAGCAAACAACATGTAGATGAGATGTATGTTGCTCTGCATATCGATGATGTTGATATTATCAATAAGCTTATTCGTATATGCGAACATCATATGGTTCGAATCAAGTTTATTCCGGATTTTCAATTATACACGAAGTCCAGCAAGGTTGAAATCTCTTTTTATGACAATACACCTGTATTAATGTCCAGAAGAGAACCTCTGGAGAATACAGCAAATCGACTGTTGAAAAAGTTTTTTGATGTTTGTTTTTCAACAATGGTAATCTTTTTAGTATTTCCATGGCTATTTCCGATCATTATTGCAATTATAAAAATAGAATCGCGTGGGCCAGTATTTTTTAAACAAGAAAGATCCGGAAGAGATAACAAAGCATTTGCATGTTACAAGTTTAGAAGCATGTATGTAAATAATTCTTCAGATCGAATTCAGGCTCAAAAAGGAGATAGCCGTATTACCAGATTTGGAGCCTTTATGCGAAAAAACAGTATTGACGAATTGCCACAGTTTTTTAATGTGTTTCTGGGTAATATGTCAGTAGTAGGACCACGCCCGCATATGTTGTATCATACCAAAGAATATACAGAATTAATAAACAATTATTTAGTTCGTCACTATGCAAAACCTGGTATCACGGGTTGGGCTCAGGTTAATGGTTATCGCGGCGAAACCAAAAAACTTATGGATATGGAGAACAGGGTAGAGTTTGATATTTGGTATATAGAAAACTGGAGTTTACTATTAGATATCAAAATAATTCTTAAAACAGTCTTCAATATTTTTCAGGGAGAAAAAAATGCCTACTAG